In one Streptomyces sp. T12 genomic region, the following are encoded:
- a CDS encoding MAB_1171c family putative transporter yields the protein MDPAGFLGEIYISFWIPTVVLTAALAIKLPTIIRLWRDPLLRAVGGLLLLACAVFVFAAPATIAWVNRVTGVPNIAAPLVYSLLTAFCGSCLLLIIAWRNGLSDRSAETRRAMRLVVCAYSGVVVALWVLFALADAPVERVRDLDTYYANTPFMREETLLYLLAHCTAVLITSRLIWNWVRTEGLDAWLRWGLVFLGVGYGLNLIFDAAKLTAVAARWTDHDLDWLSTDLAPPVAALSAILIAVGFILPHAGQYLHDRWQLRLAHHRLRPLYLLMKTVNGSGVRFMLHATPELRLIRRETFIRDVLLPLARHIDEDLRRRSYDAALALGFPPSRAKALAAAVTIQDAVHRRSRAPADGNGTGGPDTTDLLQEIGAVSRALRHPADIEAVRARTAAPAQNVPVHD from the coding sequence ATGGACCCCGCCGGATTCCTCGGCGAGATCTACATATCGTTCTGGATCCCGACCGTCGTCCTGACCGCCGCCCTGGCGATCAAACTGCCCACCATCATCCGGCTCTGGCGGGACCCGCTGCTGCGCGCGGTCGGCGGCCTGCTGCTGCTCGCCTGTGCCGTGTTCGTCTTCGCGGCTCCGGCGACGATCGCCTGGGTCAACCGCGTCACGGGCGTCCCGAACATCGCGGCGCCCCTGGTGTACTCCCTGCTCACCGCGTTCTGCGGCTCCTGTCTGCTGCTGATCATCGCCTGGCGCAACGGCCTGTCCGACCGGTCCGCCGAGACCCGCCGCGCCATGCGCCTGGTCGTCTGCGCCTACTCGGGTGTGGTCGTCGCGCTGTGGGTGCTGTTCGCCCTCGCGGACGCGCCGGTGGAGCGGGTGCGGGACCTGGACACGTACTACGCCAACACGCCGTTCATGCGCGAGGAGACGCTGCTCTATCTGCTCGCGCACTGCACGGCCGTCCTCATCACGTCCCGGCTGATCTGGAACTGGGTGCGCACCGAGGGCCTCGACGCCTGGCTGCGCTGGGGACTGGTGTTCCTGGGCGTCGGCTACGGCCTCAACCTCATCTTCGACGCCGCCAAGCTGACCGCCGTCGCCGCCCGCTGGACGGACCACGACCTGGACTGGCTGAGCACCGACCTCGCGCCGCCCGTCGCCGCCCTGTCCGCCATCCTGATCGCGGTCGGCTTCATCCTCCCGCACGCCGGCCAGTACCTGCACGACCGCTGGCAGCTGCGCCTGGCCCACCACCGACTGCGGCCCCTGTACCTGCTGATGAAGACCGTCAACGGCTCCGGCGTGCGGTTCATGCTGCACGCCACCCCGGAGTTGCGGCTGATCCGCCGCGAGACCTTCATCCGCGACGTCCTGCTGCCGCTGGCCCGGCACATCGACGAGGACCTGCGCAGGCGGTCGTACGACGCCGCGCTCGCCCTCGGCTTTCCGCCCTCCCGGGCGAAAGCGCTGGCCGCCGCCGTGACCATCCAGGACGCCGTGCACCGCAGAAGCCGGGCCCCGGCCGACGGCAACGGCACGGGCGGCCCCGACACCACGGACCTCCTCCAGGAGATCGGGGCCGTCTCCCGAGCCCTCCGCCATCCCGCCGACATCGAGGCGGTCCGTGCCCGTACGGCCGCCCCAGCACAGAACGTGCCCGTACATGACTGA
- a CDS encoding extracellular solute-binding protein, producing the protein MGRPGLNRRQLLATAGGLAVAGSFGFAALGTGADALASGADTRVRYWNLFSGGDGANMIAMLDAFRKATPDIDVKDSTLQWGNPFYTKLAMAAAGNRAPELGVMHMGRVTGFSPGRLLDPWDVDLLARYGVRQEDFNPALWNRGVIDGKLYALPLDIHVQLCFYRRDVLKKADLLGDDGRMIPVTSTDEWFEVLKKAKAAQKKGLQTIGLWTNDQNFQWWFFVAFYTQLGGQWFNDDNTEVLFDADKATQVLEFLRRHVTDGYVIPGAPTGEQFINGAPFTWEGNWSVPVFSGAKLDYGATPLPPVFGKQATHAESHAFVLPHQSGRGGATNEGAHELAAYVVKHALQWAAGGHIPAYTPTLSTDAYKKLAPQNEYVSAMDHQATEPKVWFAGSTGVLAQDLGPVVVSSTMGSAGPAAVARTMKKHLTKLLASKNPMDGRTAAQGGAVA; encoded by the coding sequence ATGGGACGACCTGGCCTGAACCGTAGGCAACTTCTGGCCACAGCAGGCGGCTTGGCGGTGGCCGGCAGCTTCGGCTTCGCCGCGCTCGGCACCGGCGCAGACGCACTCGCCTCCGGCGCAGACACACGGGTGCGCTACTGGAACCTCTTCAGCGGCGGCGACGGCGCCAACATGATCGCGATGCTGGACGCCTTCCGGAAAGCCACTCCGGACATCGACGTGAAGGACTCCACCCTCCAGTGGGGCAACCCCTTCTACACCAAGCTCGCCATGGCGGCGGCCGGAAACCGCGCCCCCGAGCTCGGCGTCATGCACATGGGCCGGGTCACCGGCTTCTCGCCGGGCCGCCTCCTCGACCCGTGGGACGTCGACCTGCTCGCCAGATACGGCGTGCGGCAGGAGGACTTCAACCCCGCCCTGTGGAACCGCGGCGTCATCGACGGCAAGCTCTACGCCCTCCCGCTCGACATCCACGTCCAGCTCTGCTTCTACCGCAGGGACGTGCTGAAGAAGGCGGACCTGCTCGGCGACGACGGCCGGATGATCCCGGTCACCTCCACCGACGAGTGGTTCGAGGTCCTGAAGAAGGCCAAGGCCGCCCAGAAGAAGGGGCTCCAGACGATCGGTCTGTGGACCAACGACCAGAACTTCCAGTGGTGGTTCTTCGTCGCCTTCTACACCCAGCTCGGCGGCCAGTGGTTCAACGACGACAACACCGAGGTCCTCTTCGACGCCGACAAGGCCACCCAGGTCCTGGAGTTCCTGCGCCGGCACGTCACCGACGGGTACGTCATCCCCGGCGCCCCCACCGGCGAGCAGTTCATCAACGGCGCCCCCTTCACCTGGGAGGGCAACTGGTCGGTGCCGGTCTTCTCCGGCGCGAAGCTCGACTACGGCGCGACCCCGCTGCCACCCGTCTTCGGCAAGCAGGCCACCCACGCCGAGTCGCACGCCTTCGTCCTGCCGCACCAGTCGGGCCGCGGCGGCGCCACCAACGAGGGCGCGCACGAACTGGCCGCGTACGTCGTCAAGCACGCCCTCCAGTGGGCGGCCGGCGGTCACATCCCCGCGTACACGCCGACGCTCTCCACGGACGCGTACAAGAAGCTCGCCCCGCAGAACGAGTACGTGAGCGCCATGGACCACCAGGCCACCGAGCCGAAGGTGTGGTTCGCGGGCTCCACCGGCGTCCTCGCCCAGGACCTCGGCCCGGTCGTCGTCTCCTCGACCATGGGTTCCGCGGGGCCGGCTGCGGTCGCGAGGACGATGAAGAAACACCTCACCAAGCTCCTCGCCTCGAAGAACCCGATGGACGGCAGGACCGCTGCGCAGGGAGGTGCGGTCGCATGA
- a CDS encoding NAD(P)/FAD-dependent oxidoreductase: protein MTERTTTAVVLGGSLAGLLAARALADVADHVTVVERDVLPAGPEPRKGLPQARHVHQLWSGGAHAMEELLPGIVGRLRDAGAHRLPVTTDMVALSPYGWYRRWAESHHMLLCSRDLLDATVRAAVLADERIEVVQGAEVLGPVGTDAAVTGVRIRPQDSPERTLSADLVVDATGRGSRTAGWLTDLGLPAVERREVNSGVAYASRVFRAPEAAREAFPVVNVQPDPRAGKPGCGGVLLPIEDGQWIVTLFGSRGGEPPTGAEDFVRYAREELRHPVIAELLAHAEPLTDVAYTRTTANRRHYYERMPVWPENFAVLGDALCALNPIYGHGMSVAAQGAVALRDVIRRQGWGSAGLSRRIQQAVARPASAAWDLALGMDVFYPGATENGPTLRDRLLAAYVGRLLHTATGNGRIARRVTDVTSLERGAEVLLAPSVLLAALVGPLKPALSGPPLTAEERKAAGLG from the coding sequence ATGACTGAACGCACCACCACCGCCGTCGTCCTCGGCGGCTCCCTCGCCGGTCTGCTCGCGGCCCGCGCGCTGGCCGACGTCGCCGACCACGTCACCGTCGTGGAACGCGACGTGCTGCCGGCCGGCCCCGAGCCGCGCAAGGGCCTGCCGCAGGCCCGGCACGTCCACCAGCTGTGGTCGGGCGGGGCGCATGCCATGGAGGAGCTGCTGCCGGGCATCGTCGGACGGCTGCGGGACGCGGGGGCGCACCGGCTGCCGGTGACCACGGACATGGTGGCGCTGTCGCCGTACGGCTGGTACCGGCGGTGGGCCGAGTCGCACCACATGCTGCTGTGCAGCCGGGACCTGCTGGACGCGACGGTGCGGGCGGCCGTCCTCGCCGACGAGCGCATCGAGGTCGTGCAGGGCGCCGAGGTGCTCGGGCCGGTCGGCACGGACGCGGCGGTGACGGGCGTACGGATCCGACCGCAGGACTCCCCCGAACGGACCCTGTCGGCCGACCTGGTCGTCGACGCCACGGGACGCGGTTCGCGCACGGCCGGCTGGCTGACCGACCTCGGCCTGCCGGCGGTCGAGCGGCGTGAGGTCAACTCCGGGGTGGCGTACGCGAGTCGGGTGTTCCGGGCGCCCGAGGCGGCGCGGGAGGCGTTCCCGGTCGTCAACGTCCAGCCGGACCCGCGCGCCGGAAAGCCCGGGTGCGGGGGCGTGCTGCTGCCCATCGAGGACGGGCAGTGGATCGTCACCCTGTTCGGGTCGCGGGGCGGCGAACCGCCCACCGGGGCCGAGGACTTCGTGCGGTACGCGCGGGAGGAGCTGAGGCATCCCGTCATCGCCGAACTGCTCGCGCACGCCGAGCCGTTGACCGACGTGGCGTACACCCGGACGACCGCCAACCGCCGCCACTACTACGAGCGGATGCCTGTCTGGCCCGAAAACTTCGCCGTGCTCGGGGACGCCCTGTGCGCGCTCAACCCGATCTACGGGCACGGGATGTCGGTCGCGGCCCAGGGCGCGGTCGCCCTGCGGGACGTGATACGGCGTCAGGGCTGGGGCTCGGCCGGTCTGTCCCGGCGGATCCAGCAGGCGGTGGCGCGACCGGCGTCGGCGGCGTGGGACCTGGCCCTGGGGATGGACGTGTTCTATCCCGGGGCGACGGAGAACGGCCCCACCCTGCGCGACCGGTTGCTGGCGGCGTACGTGGGCCGCCTGCTGCACACGGCCACCGGGAACGGGCGGATCGCTCGGCGGGTCACGGATGTCACGTCGCTGGAGCGGGGCGCCGAGGTGCTGCTCGCACCGTCCGTGCTGCTGGCGGCGCTGGTCGGCCCGCTCAAGCCGGCGTTGAGCGGGCCGCCGTTGACGGCGGAGGAGCGTAAGGCGGCGGGGTTGGGTTAG
- a CDS encoding toxin-antitoxin system, toxin component family protein, with protein sequence MDIAGARQRAARVASALRLRRSPAASAMRDLASDLSAAVRARPHPPADVRALCRALCAEMSARRGGRPVELRFERFPDEIEVTGLWVEFQDFDLVIVEERAEAMQQLVILGHELWHLHAGHGHDHTAGHAPTAAAHALAERPGWPDIALAVAARDGSRQRDEAEADDFGHRLAAAFRPLLSGQRPDTPLGPVQRSLGYRGGGRAAR encoded by the coding sequence ATGGACATCGCGGGCGCGCGCCAGAGGGCGGCCCGGGTCGCTTCGGCGCTACGGCTGCGGCGCTCTCCCGCCGCCTCCGCAATGCGCGACCTGGCCTCCGATCTGAGCGCCGCCGTACGGGCCAGACCCCACCCCCCGGCCGACGTACGCGCGTTGTGCCGCGCGCTGTGCGCGGAGATGAGCGCGCGGCGCGGCGGGCGACCCGTCGAGCTGCGCTTCGAGCGGTTCCCGGACGAGATCGAAGTGACCGGACTGTGGGTGGAGTTCCAGGACTTCGACCTGGTCATCGTCGAGGAGCGGGCCGAGGCGATGCAGCAGCTGGTCATCCTCGGCCATGAGCTGTGGCACCTGCACGCCGGGCACGGCCACGACCACACGGCCGGTCACGCCCCCACGGCGGCCGCGCACGCCCTCGCCGAGCGGCCCGGGTGGCCGGACATCGCCCTCGCGGTGGCCGCCCGCGACGGCTCCCGGCAGCGGGACGAGGCCGAGGCCGACGACTTCGGGCACCGGCTGGCCGCCGCCTTCCGGCCGCTGCTGTCGGGGCAGCGGCCGGACACGCCGCTCGGGCCGGTGCAGCGTTCGCTGGGCTATCGCGGCGGCGGGAGGGCGGCGCGGTGA
- a CDS encoding carbohydrate ABC transporter permease, whose translation MTTSAQTVVAPSRARTATATATLRRKQGFQHGGWFVAPFLALFVLFVIWPLLRGVWLSFTDANISGEGASFVGLDNYREALNDSAMWDALGHSAYFTLLVVPCITVLAFLLAMLAHNIERGKWLWRLCFFVPFLLPSTVAANMFQWLFTQGIGLINETFGLDTPWLTDKSYAMLAIVIETLWWTVGFSFLLYLAALQGIPDHLYEAAKLDGANAWHRMVHITLPMLRNITGLVIALQILASLQLFDQAVVMMDFSPGPELSTRSFVQYTLEQGFTSYRVGYASAMSIIFFVIIAVVALARMWLLRNREEGGR comes from the coding sequence ATGACGACCAGCGCCCAGACCGTCGTCGCGCCGTCGCGCGCCAGGACGGCGACCGCCACCGCGACCCTCCGCCGCAAGCAGGGCTTCCAGCACGGCGGCTGGTTCGTCGCCCCGTTCCTGGCGCTCTTCGTGCTGTTCGTGATCTGGCCGCTGCTGCGCGGCGTCTGGCTCAGCTTCACGGACGCCAACATCTCCGGCGAGGGCGCGAGCTTCGTCGGCCTCGACAACTACCGCGAGGCCCTGAACGACTCGGCGATGTGGGACGCGCTCGGCCACAGCGCCTACTTCACGCTGCTGGTCGTCCCGTGCATCACGGTCCTCGCCTTCCTGCTCGCGATGCTCGCCCACAACATCGAGCGCGGCAAATGGCTGTGGCGGCTGTGCTTCTTCGTGCCGTTCCTGCTGCCCTCGACGGTCGCAGCCAACATGTTCCAGTGGCTGTTCACCCAGGGCATCGGCCTGATCAACGAGACCTTCGGGCTCGACACGCCCTGGCTGACCGACAAGTCGTACGCGATGCTCGCCATCGTCATCGAGACCCTGTGGTGGACGGTCGGCTTCAGCTTCCTGCTCTACCTCGCCGCCCTCCAGGGCATCCCCGACCACCTCTACGAGGCCGCGAAACTGGACGGCGCGAACGCCTGGCACCGCATGGTCCACATCACGCTGCCGATGCTGCGCAACATCACCGGCCTGGTGATCGCGCTCCAGATCCTCGCCTCGCTCCAGCTCTTCGACCAGGCCGTCGTGATGATGGACTTCTCGCCGGGACCGGAGCTCAGCACCCGCTCCTTCGTCCAGTACACCCTCGAACAGGGCTTCACCAGCTACCGCGTGGGCTATGCCTCCGCGATGTCCATCATCTTCTTCGTGATCATCGCAGTCGTCGCCCTGGCGCGGATGTGGCTGCTGCGCAACCGTGAGGAGGGCGGCCGATGA
- a CDS encoding SMP-30/gluconolactonase/LRE family protein has translation MTERGDTAYEVAVQAEAELGEGPTWDPESGRLVWIDILGSRIHTYDPVSGRRSVRTAPQHIGAVKPRAGGGLVLNLRDGVGLLDPDDTFRWLHHEPVPGRRANDAAVAPDGSLWAGTMRYDEAPGGGTLSRVTGDGSVEVVLDDVAVSNGTGWSPDGSLMYYIDSPTRRVDVFDHADGRAVNRRPLVEIEDGAGFPDGLTVDAEGCVWVALWEGSAVRRYTPDGELDRVIPLPVPRVTACAFAGPDLTDLYITTARVGLASPPPLAGSVFVVPGAGKGLAQPAFAG, from the coding sequence ATGACGGAGCGTGGCGACACCGCGTACGAGGTGGCCGTCCAGGCGGAGGCCGAGCTCGGTGAGGGGCCGACCTGGGATCCGGAGAGCGGGCGGCTCGTCTGGATCGACATCCTGGGGTCCCGGATCCACACCTACGACCCCGTCTCCGGGCGGCGCTCGGTCCGTACGGCCCCGCAGCACATCGGCGCCGTCAAGCCGCGCGCCGGCGGCGGCCTCGTCCTCAACCTCCGGGACGGCGTGGGACTGCTGGACCCGGACGACACCTTCCGCTGGCTGCACCACGAGCCCGTCCCCGGCCGCCGCGCCAACGACGCCGCCGTGGCCCCCGACGGCTCCCTGTGGGCGGGCACCATGCGCTACGACGAGGCGCCGGGCGGCGGCACCCTGTCCCGGGTCACCGGTGACGGCTCGGTCGAGGTGGTCCTCGACGACGTGGCCGTGAGCAACGGCACCGGCTGGAGCCCGGACGGCAGCCTCATGTACTACATCGACTCGCCGACGCGGCGCGTCGACGTCTTCGACCACGCCGACGGCCGGGCCGTGAACCGGCGGCCGCTGGTCGAGATCGAGGACGGCGCCGGGTTCCCCGACGGGCTCACCGTGGACGCCGAGGGGTGCGTGTGGGTGGCCCTGTGGGAGGGCTCGGCCGTACGTCGCTACACGCCGGACGGCGAGCTGGACCGGGTGATCCCGCTTCCGGTGCCCCGGGTGACGGCGTGCGCGTTCGCCGGGCCCGACCTGACCGACCTCTACATCACGACGGCCCGCGTCGGACTGGCGTCACCGCCTCCGCTGGCGGGGTCGGTGTTCGTGGTGCCGGGGGCGGGGAAGGGCCTCGCGCAACCGGCGTTCGCGGGCTGA
- a CDS encoding IclR family transcriptional regulator — MGRLVPAVTRALDILELFLDGDGTLSAPDIVRKLQLPRTTVHELVTTLAARSYIVQVPGQPGRYRLGVRPYQLGSRYAEQLDLAAEGQQVARSVAETCDETVHVAILEGTDVIYIAKVDSTHAVRMVSAAGRRLPAHCTSVGKMLLASLPEPELTARVPDGAELVGMTPNSITDPVALREALAEIRERGIAVERRESNPDVSCVAAPVRDRAGQVVAALSISVPMIRWSDDRRVELEQLAAKGAAELSERLGHRSVA, encoded by the coding sequence GTGGGACGCCTCGTACCAGCCGTGACCCGAGCTCTCGACATTCTCGAGCTCTTCCTCGACGGGGACGGCACGCTCTCCGCCCCTGACATCGTGCGCAAGCTCCAGCTGCCGCGCACCACCGTGCACGAACTGGTCACCACGCTCGCCGCCCGGTCGTACATCGTCCAGGTACCGGGTCAGCCCGGACGGTACCGCCTCGGTGTGCGGCCCTACCAGCTCGGCAGCCGATACGCCGAGCAGCTCGACCTCGCGGCCGAGGGGCAGCAGGTCGCCCGGTCCGTCGCCGAGACCTGTGACGAGACCGTGCACGTGGCGATCCTGGAGGGCACCGACGTCATCTACATCGCCAAGGTCGACTCGACCCACGCGGTGCGGATGGTGTCCGCCGCCGGCCGCCGCCTGCCCGCGCACTGCACATCGGTCGGCAAGATGCTGCTGGCCTCCCTTCCCGAGCCCGAGCTCACCGCACGCGTCCCGGACGGGGCCGAGCTCGTCGGCATGACACCGAACAGCATCACCGACCCGGTCGCCCTGCGCGAGGCCCTTGCGGAGATTCGGGAGCGGGGGATCGCCGTCGAACGGCGGGAGTCCAACCCGGACGTGTCGTGCGTGGCCGCTCCGGTGCGGGACCGGGCCGGGCAGGTCGTCGCCGCCCTCTCCATCTCCGTCCCCATGATCCGCTGGAGCGACGACCGGCGCGTCGAGCTGGAGCAGCTCGCCGCCAAGGGTGCCGCCGAACTGTCGGAGCGTCTCGGACACCGGAGCGTGGCATGA